From one Lycium ferocissimum isolate CSIRO_LF1 chromosome 7, AGI_CSIRO_Lferr_CH_V1, whole genome shotgun sequence genomic stretch:
- the LOC132063432 gene encoding sugar transporter ERD6-like 16 isoform X1 has product MAIDKCKDIENGLENLEKPFLEYAKIVDSDEEISKEDGSLGMVLLSTCVAVCGSFEFGSCVGYSAPTQSEIRNDLNLTLAEYSMFGSIITIGAMIGAITSGRIADFIGRKGAMRMSAVFCITGWLAVYFSMGTLVLDMGRFLTGFGIGIFSYVVPVFIAEIAPKNLRGGLTTVNQLMIVCGSSVAYLLGTVITWRNLALTGILPCTFLLVGLFFIPESPRWLAKVGLEKEFKVALRKLRGKDADVSREAAEIQAYVDTLQSLPKTRILDLFGSKYIRSVIIGIGLMVFQQFIGINGIGFYASQTFESAGLSNSNIGTIAYAVVQVPITVVGAFLMDRSGRRPLLMVSATGTFVGCFLTGASFYLKGNGLLLEWVPILAVSGVLVYISAFSIGMGAVPWVIMSEIFPIHVKSAAGSLVVLVNWLGAWAVSYTFSFLMAWTATGTFMLYAGFGLLTVLFVAKVVPETKGKTLEEIQVIINS; this is encoded by the exons ATGGCCATTGATAAGTGCAAAGATATTGAAAATGGCCTTGAGAATTTAGAAAAACCCTTTCTTGAATATGCTAAAATTGTTGATTCGGATGAAGAAATAAGTAAAGAAGATGGATCACTTGGGATGGTTTTATTAAGCACTTGTGTTGCAGTTTGTGGTTCTTTTGAATTTGGATCATGT GTGGGCTACTCTGCACCCACACAATCAGAAATTAGGAATGACTTGAATTTAACTCTTGCCGAG taCTCCATGTTTGGTTCCATCATCACTATTGGTGCCATGATTGGAGCTATCACAAGTGGAAGAATTGCAGACTTTATTGGGAGAAAAGGG GCAATGAGAATGTCAGCTGTATTCTGCATTACAGGATGGCTAGCTGTCTATTTTTCCATG GGAACTTTGGTACTTGACATGGGAAGGTTCCTCACAGGATTTGGCATTGGAATATTCTCTTACgtg GTTCCAGTGTTTATTGCTGAAATAGCTCCAAAGAATCTACGTGGAGGATTGACAACAGTTAATCAA CTTATGATTGTTTGTGGTTCATCAGTTGCATATTTACTGGGAACAGTCATAACATGGAGAAATCTTGCTTTAACTG GAATTCTTCCATGCACTTTCTTGCTAGTCGGTCTGTTCTTTATCCCAGAATCTCCAAGATGGCTG GCAAAAGTAGGCCTTGAGAAAGAATTTAAGGTGGCATTGAGAAAGCTTCGCGGTAAAGATGCGGATGTTTCTCGTGAAGCTGCTGAAATCCAGGCTTATGTTGATACTCTTCAAAGCCTCCCCAAAACTCGAATCTTGGATTTGTTCGGTAGCAAATACATCCGATCTGTGATC aTTGGTATTGGATTGATGGTATTCCAACAGTTTATAGGAATAAATGGTATAGGTTTCTATGCTAGCCAGACTTTTGAATCCGCAG GGCTCTCTAATAGCAATATTGGGACTATTGCCTATGCTGTAGTGCAG GTTCCCATTACTGTTGTTGGTGCATTTTTGATGGACAGATCTGGAAGAAGGCCACTTCTTATg GTGTCAGCAACAGGGACATTTGTTGGTTGCTTTCTGACTGGAGCATCTTTCTACCTAAAG GGAAATGGCCTCTTACTTGAATGGGTTCCAATTCTAGCTGTATCTGGTGTACTG GTTTACATATCGGCGTTTTCAATCGGAATGGGAGCAGTTCCTTGGGTTATTATGTCAGAG ATATTCCCAATTCATGTAAAAAGTGCTGCTGGAAGCCTGGTAGTCTTAGTGAACTGGTTGGGCGCGTGGGCTGTTTCTTACACTTTCAGTTTCCTCATGGCCTGGACTGCCACTG GTACATTTATGCTGTATGCTGGATTCGGTTTACTCACCGTACTATTTGTAGCTAAGGTGGTGCCAGAAACAAAGGGGAAAACATTAGAGGAAATTCAGGTCATCATCAACTCCTGA
- the LOC132063432 gene encoding sugar transporter ERD6-like 16 isoform X2, producing MFGSIITIGAMIGAITSGRIADFIGRKGAMRMSAVFCITGWLAVYFSMGTLVLDMGRFLTGFGIGIFSYVVPVFIAEIAPKNLRGGLTTVNQLMIVCGSSVAYLLGTVITWRNLALTGILPCTFLLVGLFFIPESPRWLAKVGLEKEFKVALRKLRGKDADVSREAAEIQAYVDTLQSLPKTRILDLFGSKYIRSVIIGIGLMVFQQFIGINGIGFYASQTFESAGLSNSNIGTIAYAVVQVPITVVGAFLMDRSGRRPLLMVSATGTFVGCFLTGASFYLKGNGLLLEWVPILAVSGVLVYISAFSIGMGAVPWVIMSEIFPIHVKSAAGSLVVLVNWLGAWAVSYTFSFLMAWTATGTFMLYAGFGLLTVLFVAKVVPETKGKTLEEIQVIINS from the exons ATGTTTGGTTCCATCATCACTATTGGTGCCATGATTGGAGCTATCACAAGTGGAAGAATTGCAGACTTTATTGGGAGAAAAGGG GCAATGAGAATGTCAGCTGTATTCTGCATTACAGGATGGCTAGCTGTCTATTTTTCCATG GGAACTTTGGTACTTGACATGGGAAGGTTCCTCACAGGATTTGGCATTGGAATATTCTCTTACgtg GTTCCAGTGTTTATTGCTGAAATAGCTCCAAAGAATCTACGTGGAGGATTGACAACAGTTAATCAA CTTATGATTGTTTGTGGTTCATCAGTTGCATATTTACTGGGAACAGTCATAACATGGAGAAATCTTGCTTTAACTG GAATTCTTCCATGCACTTTCTTGCTAGTCGGTCTGTTCTTTATCCCAGAATCTCCAAGATGGCTG GCAAAAGTAGGCCTTGAGAAAGAATTTAAGGTGGCATTGAGAAAGCTTCGCGGTAAAGATGCGGATGTTTCTCGTGAAGCTGCTGAAATCCAGGCTTATGTTGATACTCTTCAAAGCCTCCCCAAAACTCGAATCTTGGATTTGTTCGGTAGCAAATACATCCGATCTGTGATC aTTGGTATTGGATTGATGGTATTCCAACAGTTTATAGGAATAAATGGTATAGGTTTCTATGCTAGCCAGACTTTTGAATCCGCAG GGCTCTCTAATAGCAATATTGGGACTATTGCCTATGCTGTAGTGCAG GTTCCCATTACTGTTGTTGGTGCATTTTTGATGGACAGATCTGGAAGAAGGCCACTTCTTATg GTGTCAGCAACAGGGACATTTGTTGGTTGCTTTCTGACTGGAGCATCTTTCTACCTAAAG GGAAATGGCCTCTTACTTGAATGGGTTCCAATTCTAGCTGTATCTGGTGTACTG GTTTACATATCGGCGTTTTCAATCGGAATGGGAGCAGTTCCTTGGGTTATTATGTCAGAG ATATTCCCAATTCATGTAAAAAGTGCTGCTGGAAGCCTGGTAGTCTTAGTGAACTGGTTGGGCGCGTGGGCTGTTTCTTACACTTTCAGTTTCCTCATGGCCTGGACTGCCACTG GTACATTTATGCTGTATGCTGGATTCGGTTTACTCACCGTACTATTTGTAGCTAAGGTGGTGCCAGAAACAAAGGGGAAAACATTAGAGGAAATTCAGGTCATCATCAACTCCTGA